Genomic segment of Candidatus Aminicenantes bacterium:
AAACTGCCACCTGATGTTTGTAAATTGTACCGATATGTCGGAGGAAACAAGGTGGTAAACTTTCATCCGGAATGGGTGGCAACTTTCACCGGAATACGCATCATATGAGAATTCTTATCCATAAATACTGGAGTTAATATTTTTTTTCGAACCTTTAAAGCATGGTATTACGGTTTATTTTGGACAGCAGTGCAGATTTATAATGATTTTATGAATTCGGTTCACTGATATTCAGAACATTTGACAAACCGAGATCTTGAATAATCTGCTCGATTTCCGTGTAAAAATTTTTTCCAGTCTGACTCTCGATGGTGACTTCAAAATCAATGCCGATCCTGAGATTCGAACCGCTTCTCAATTTAGGGATAATCTTTGTGCCAAGCCGATTAAAGATTTCCGGTGGCACATCACCGCTGATTCTAAAGATTCTCGGTACAGAACCGGTCTTCGATTCTGCCTCGATTTTCAGTTCGGAATCCCGATCATGATCCAGTTTCGGCACAGATTGTGGTGTCAGACCTACATCATCAACCGGACCAGATACCCCTCCTCCCTGCAAAGTTGACGATTCGCTTTTCAAGGTCATGACTGTTTTTCTCAGGAGCAGGTACACACTCGACTCAAAGGTAATATCAGCCGGGTCGATGGATTCCTCAAACAAAATCCGCTCATAGCCGCCATCCGCTTTTTGGCCGTAGGCAAGCCCGAAATCACCCCTGCTCACGAATTCAAGAATCTTGCCACGTAAGATCATGTCCGGGTCGATGAGACGCGTAAGAGAGCCGTTCAGGAAACTCTGCCGCAGGCTGGCCAGCGGCCAGGCACCGGTTTCCTTGAGCGCCGGCGGCCAGTTCCGTTCGATATACCCTGCCCCGACGGACTCATTCAGGAGAGCCTGTGACTTCAACGCAGTGATGATTCGCCCACAAAGTGTTTCATTACCGCTCGAATGCCCGGCACCCAGGTCGATGACTTTCAGACCATCCTGCTCTTTGTTGTCTGCTATCGCCACATAGCGATATCCTCCCCAGACTTCGTCTTTGGCGGCCTCCTCGGCATCCGTAACTTTCGACCGATATTCAGCCCGATCTCCACGGTCAAAGTCTCCTCCGAGGGTACCTTCGGTCAACTCTTTCTCGACACGTTTCCACGCCAGCCATAATTCGACCCTGTCCCGGAAGTCACGGCCGGGCCTCTTGAGGCACCACATAAGCGAGCCGGGATACAGCCTGGGCGACTTGCCGCGCTGCTTGGTCCATTCCGACATCTGCTGGCGAAGCGGGCCGGCACCCGTCCACTCAGACTCCGGCTCGATCACCACCAGCGTGAGTCTCGGCGTATCCTGCACGGCGGTCCCATCCTCAGGGAAACGCACGACCGGTATGCTCGCCCCCCTGTCGAACTCCTTCTGGATGAGCATCCGCATGGCAGGTTTGATCTCGGACTCTTCATCCAGGGACGCCCGGCGATCGCTTACGACCTTCTTCATGGTCGGTTGGTGGCTTATCTTGAAACCGTCCGAACCCACGCGCCGAATGAAGTACGACTTGTCCTCCAGTGTGAACGCGGCGTTATCTACCGAAGTCGTGTCCACCTCCGGCTCGCCCAATGCGAACCGCAGCTCCGGCAGATGTGCAACCTTGTCCACCTGCCCGCCTGAGGATTCGAAGAGAATCGTCGTACCCACGCGGCGGTGGATGTTCCGCAAGGATCCCTTGGTGTCCGCGTCGAGCGCCCGGGCGTGTGACTGTGCGCCGGAGATGTCGGAGTCGATGGCGGCCACAAGCCGGGACTCTCCAAGCTGTCCCAGCACAATGCTCCGGAATTCCGGCAGTTCCAGGGGCGCGGAGCCGAGCGTGATAAGCGGCTCCCGTCGGGCCTCGGTAAACCCAGTTCGGTACGCCCAGGAAATCCACTGGGCAAGCATCGCCAACGTCCCGCGCGTCTGCTGGTATTGCGAAAGCGCCTGCCACTTCCTCTGGAAAACCGACAACGTCGCCGGGTGAAAGGGATAGCAGACCTCGAAACGTTCGCATAGATATTCTCGTGCCTTGGCTTCGGTTACGGCGCTGTCTACTGCCGTCCATTCCAGAGGCAGTTGCGCCCGCCGTTCGAAGCACCAGTCGGCATAAGCCCTGGCGACATTCTTGCGGATGCGATCGCTGCCGATGTCCTCGAAGAGCCGACGCCGCACGACTTCGCTGATCTCCGTCTCGTCGTTTGCAATCAGATCTTTGGCGACACGGCGGACGACCTTGGTAATCTTGTCCTGCCACTGCATATCCCATTCGGTCATCTCGACCTGACTGCGGGGCAGGCTGAT
This window contains:
- a CDS encoding ATP-binding protein; protein product: MDAWYKNATPRKEVREGRSFNPDEFAIHLEQVIARTAPEDYREPKQFFARTCFTRALREHAGMVLRRLSGQTANTAPVMTLITQFGGGKTHTLTALYHLATCGDKAAEYSGIPELLKAAGLSTVPKARVAVFVGNAWDPQDGRETPWIDVARQLAGDAGVRELGAAAKTTPPGTESLVRIFKAADAPVLLLFDEVLNFLNRHRGMADQFHAFIQNLTVATTGVTHGAAVISLPRSQVEMTEWDMQWQDKITKVVRRVAKDLIANDETEISEVVRRRLFEDIGSDRIRKNVARAYADWCFERRAQLPLEWTAVDSAVTEAKAREYLCERFEVCYPFHPATLSVFQRKWQALSQYQQTRGTLAMLAQWISWAYRTGFTEARREPLITLGSAPLELPEFRSIVLGQLGESRLVAAIDSDISGAQSHARALDADTKGSLRNIHRRVGTTILFESSGGQVDKVAHLPELRFALGEPEVDTTSVDNAAFTLEDKSYFIRRVGSDGFKISHQPTMKKVVSDRRASLDEESEIKPAMRMLIQKEFDRGASIPVVRFPEDGTAVQDTPRLTLVVIEPESEWTGAGPLRQQMSEWTKQRGKSPRLYPGSLMWCLKRPGRDFRDRVELWLAWKRVEKELTEGTLGGDFDRGDRAEYRSKVTDAEEAAKDEVWGGYRYVAIADNKEQDGLKVIDLGAGHSSGNETLCGRIITALKSQALLNESVGAGYIERNWPPALKETGAWPLASLRQSFLNGSLTRLIDPDMILRGKILEFVSRGDFGLAYGQKADGGYERILFEESIDPADITFESSVYLLLRKTVMTLKSESSTLQGGGVSGPVDDVGLTPQSVPKLDHDRDSELKIEAESKTGSVPRIFRISGDVPPEIFNRLGTKIIPKLRSGSNLRIGIDFEVTIESQTGKNFYTEIEQIIQDLGLSNVLNISEPNS